TTCTTCGCGAGAGGTGTTCCGTGTCGCGTGCAGGCGTCATGGCGCTTGCGATCATCGCGATCGCAGGCTCCACGCCCGCTCGAGCGCAGCAATCGATCGACGTTGCCAGCCTCAGCGGGCGTGTCACAGATTCGTCAGGTGCGGTCATCGTCGGCGCGCAGGTGTCCGCGCGCCACATCGAAACACACGTAGGGGGTACGGCGACAACCGATCAGGAAGGCCGGTTCCGGTTTCCGTACTTACGGGTCGGGACCTACGAGATCGTCGTTCGCCATCCAGGATTTGGTGAGGCCGCGCGGTCGCTCACCCTGGCAGCGGGTGCCGCCTTCGAGCTCCCGATCTCGCTGGCCGTTGCCGGCGTAGACGCCAGCGTGGCGGTCACCGCGGTCGCCACGGTCCTCGACGCCGCGCGCAGTCAGATCGTGAGCACCGTCGACCAGACCGAAGTCCGGGACCTTCCGATGAACGGCCGGCAGTTTCTCGAGCTGGCGTTGCTGGTTCCGGGCGTCTCGCCGACCAATGTCGCCGGCGCGCAACTCTTTCCCGAAACGTCAGCCGTGCCGGGTCTGAGCCTGTCGGTGGCGAGTCAGCGCAATCTCTCGAACAACTTCATCGTCGACGGACTCTCGGCAAACGACGACGCGGCGGCGCTGAGCGGAATCACGTACGGGGTGGATGCCATCGACCAGTTCCAGGTCGTGACATCGGGCGCGCAGGCGGAGCTGGGGCGCGCCTTGGGGGGCTACATCAACATCGTCACCCGGAGCGGGACGAACGTCGTGCGCGGCGCGGCTTATAACTACGTCCGCGACGATCGGCTCAACGCGGTCAACCCGCTCTCGCGCACGAAGCTGCCGATGCGCCAGTGGCAGTTTGGCGGCAGTCTCGGCGGCCCGATCGTGAGCAATCGCGCGTTCTACTTCGGCAACATCGAACAGCGGCGGCTCGACCAGTCGGGCCTGGTGACGATCTCGGGGGGAAGCGCGAATGCGATCAACGCACGCCTGGCCGCGGTTGGCTACCAGGGCGCCGCGGTGACGACCGGCATCTACGCCAATCCGGTGGATTCGACCAATGTCCTGTCGAAGATCGATCATGCGCTCGGCAGCCGCGGTCAACTGAGCGTGCGGTACAGCCTCTACGACGTCACGTCCGAGAACTCGCGAGGGGCGGGCGGTCTCAGCGCGCCCACCGCTTCGTCCCGCCTGGACAACCGGGATCAAGCGCTCGCCGTGAGCAACACGTTGAGCCTTGGAAGCCGGACGGTCCTTGAAACACGCGCGCAGGCGGCGCACGGCGACCTGCAGGCGCCGCCGAGCGATCCGACCGGCCCGGCGGTGAATATCGCCGGGGTCGCCTCGTTCGGCCGGTTGTCGAACAGCCCCACGGGGCGAATCAATACCCTCTATCAAGTGGTCAACAGCGTGTCCCACCAGGCAGGCGTGCACGCCATCCGCGCTGGCCTGGATGTTCTCTACAACGACGATCGGATTTCATTTCCGCGCGCGGTGCGCGGCACCTACACGTTTTCGTCGCTCGCACGCTTCCTCGCGGGCGCCTACAACAACGCCGGCTTCACGCAGACGTTCGGCGCAACCGAGGTATCGCAGACCAATCCGAACCTCGGGGTGTACGCGCAGGACGAGTGGAAGGTGACGCCGGCGCTCACGCTGAATCTCGGCGTGCGATACGACCTGCAGTGGCTGGACACGATTGATACGGATACCAACAACGTGGCGCCGCGTGTCGGCGTGGCGTGGTCGCCCTTCCAGTCGCGGCGCACGGTGGTTCGCGGAAGCGCGGGGCTGTTCTACGACCGCGTACCCTTGCGCGCCCTCTCCAATGCGCTGCTGTCGGCCGGCAATACGACGGATCTGACGAAGCTGCGCCAGACCAGCATCACCCTGTCGCCGGCTCAGACGGGCGCGCCGGTCTTCCCGGCCATCCTCGGTGCGCCGGTCACGTCGGTCACGTTGCCGAGCCTCACGACGATGGATCGGCGCCTCCAGAACGCGTACTCGCGGCAGGCCGGCGTCGAGGTCGAGCACCAGATTGGCGAGCGGATGACGGTGAGCGCCGGCTATCAGTACGTGCGCGGCCTCCACCTCCTCATGTCGGTGAACCAGAACGTCCCCACGTGCGTGGCGGCGGGTACGAACAACGGCTGTCGTCCGGTCGCGGACTACGCGAATCACAGCCAGTATTCGTCAGCCGGCGAGTCGGACTATCACGGGCTGCACGTGTCCCTCGTTCGACGCCCCAGCCGATGGGGTCACTATCGCGTCTCGTACACGTTGTCGAAATCGATGAACAACGTGGGCGAGTTCTTCTTCAGCTCGCCGATCGATCCGGCCGATCTGTCCAGGGACTGGGGCCGTTCGGACGATGACCAGCGGCACCGTCTCGTCATCAGCGGCACCCTGCACTCGCCGACCACGCCGGGCTCGACGCTGTGGCGGCGGATCACGCACGGGTTTGTGATCAGCGGACTGCTGCAAGCGTACTCAGCGCCGCCGCTGAACATCACGTCCGGCGTCACGACGATCCAGGGTTCGGCCGGCCGGCCCGTCGTCAACGGCGCCACGCCCGTGCCGCTCGACGTGCGGGCCGTCACCTTCATCCCGCGCAATGCGGGCACCGGCACCGCCTTCTTCACGCTGAATGCCCGCATCGCCCGCGTGTTCCCCGTGACCGGCCGTATCGCCGTCGAAGGGCT
Above is a genomic segment from Acidobacteriota bacterium containing:
- a CDS encoding TonB-dependent receptor — its product is MALAIIAIAGSTPARAQQSIDVASLSGRVTDSSGAVIVGAQVSARHIETHVGGTATTDQEGRFRFPYLRVGTYEIVVRHPGFGEAARSLTLAAGAAFELPISLAVAGVDASVAVTAVATVLDAARSQIVSTVDQTEVRDLPMNGRQFLELALLVPGVSPTNVAGAQLFPETSAVPGLSLSVASQRNLSNNFIVDGLSANDDAAALSGITYGVDAIDQFQVVTSGAQAELGRALGGYINIVTRSGTNVVRGAAYNYVRDDRLNAVNPLSRTKLPMRQWQFGGSLGGPIVSNRAFYFGNIEQRRLDQSGLVTISGGSANAINARLAAVGYQGAAVTTGIYANPVDSTNVLSKIDHALGSRGQLSVRYSLYDVTSENSRGAGGLSAPTASSRLDNRDQALAVSNTLSLGSRTVLETRAQAAHGDLQAPPSDPTGPAVNIAGVASFGRLSNSPTGRINTLYQVVNSVSHQAGVHAIRAGLDVLYNDDRISFPRAVRGTYTFSSLARFLAGAYNNAGFTQTFGATEVSQTNPNLGVYAQDEWKVTPALTLNLGVRYDLQWLDTIDTDTNNVAPRVGVAWSPFQSRRTVVRGSAGLFYDRVPLRALSNALLSAGNTTDLTKLRQTSITLSPAQTGAPVFPAILGAPVTSVTLPSLTTMDRRLQNAYSRQAGVEVEHQIGERMTVSAGYQYVRGLHLLMSVNQNVPTCVAAGTNNGCRPVADYANHSQYSSAGESDYHGLHVSLVRRPSRWGHYRVSYTLSKSMNNVGEFFFSSPIDPADLSRDWGRSDDDQRHRLVISGTLHSPTTPGSTLWRRITHGFVISGLLQAYSAPPLNITSGVTTIQGSAGRPVVNGATPVPLDVRAVTFIPRNAGTGTAFFTLNARIARVFPVTGRIAVEGLVEAFNLTSRENVVTRNGNFGSGVYPATPAATFGQITAVGEPRSLQFGLRVRF